In Colletotrichum destructivum chromosome 8, complete sequence, the following proteins share a genomic window:
- a CDS encoding Putative UDP-glucuronosyl/UDP-glucosyltransferase, ubiquitin interacting: MTVVKNAEAGASSSAPPPPPRHSDLNLDQVDSQEVPDALVSDGFSLPSLESETMAPPAYGDLPNQLQFNQAGFEAGANVTGDGRVNININQSGSRLAEILAPTLRSQLLDDKRPQGPLPPAYIPPSLGGQPGQTPPPQLNLVIQIVGSRGDVQPFVALGKVLKDTYGHRVRIATHATFQNFVEENGLEFFCIGGDPAELMAFMVKNPGLMPGFDTLKSGEVSKRRRGIQEILLGCWRSCIEAGNGLGPPPKPHAKNEPLDEQYGIPGDPAQKPFVADAIIANPPSFAHIHIAEKMGIPLHLMFTMPWTPTRAFPHPLANIQSTNTDTVMTNYVSYALVEMMTWQGLGDVINRFREKALDLEPMSLIWAPGVLTRLRIPYTYCWSPALIPKPNDWGREIDISGFYFLNLASAFTPDPDLAAFLAAGPPPVYIGFGSIVVDDPNALTRMIFDAVHRTGVRALVSKGWGGLGAEDVGLPEGVFMLGNVPHDWLFKHVSAVCHHGGAGTTAAGIQAGKPTIIVPFFGDQPFWGAMVSRAGAGPDPIPYKELTGDKLAEAITFAIKPETQARAQELGHKIREEKGTDLGGKSFHDHLDTDELRCSIEPSRAAAWRVRRTKVRLSPMAAAVLVDKGLIKYSDLKLYRPKEYITEGQPWDPVSAVATSLVADLSNIGMAVADFPRELFKARSKGDKTPEPPATPSFPGGSSSSKKSIHESDGASLAPSTHASESSTQLGFMETGGSTPTLPLSPQPDTASFAPSHTNSTSLSMTFSPADAGSIAPSETAPSENPSTAQSARPPNSPGKRSFRDSSPAVVGVDAAVAAGTSVSRIVTTGVKTPMNVCLGLARGFRNAPRLYNDDTVRPPEKVTDFASGVRIAAKEFGYGMFDGIGGLVTQPLKGAEKEGVPGLIKGFGKGIGGLIFKPASAVWSVPAYTMQGVHATLRNAFSTSVQNYIIASRMKQGQMEMEAAGMAEREDVVARWNNVKFDLKNFQAMKLKEQREKQRADGENPYMQGQSEKSLTPPVTGWSHTRKLSFEDRKQLHARKEAWKKGHVEALVPASRSDLSLPESTTTSVAEDEEFERAIRASVAETSRGNPEEDVAVEQAIRASVNHFRSSGTGIPDVQRERPMSNDRDAKNHDQDPFSSAELEITDEEYQQLIEKAIQQSMSLQAAGVHSQQGSQGDDEEFQRALEQSKIAQHRAPEDDEELKRILEESKQYHTKGPADDEEELKRAIEASEVAHREQLSKAAAARSEEDIVMEYVKKQSLAEEEFRRNASKGKEREATDADEDDEDLKRAMEESLKLTRRQGGSSSFQ; this comes from the exons ATGACGGTCGTCAAGAATGCGGAAGCGGGCGCCAGCTCCtctgcccctcccccgcctccGCGACACAGCGATCTGAACCTCGATCAAGTCGACAGCCAGGAGGTTCCCGACGCCCTCGTGTCCGATGGCTTCAGTCTGCCTTCTTTGGAGTCCGAGACCATGGCCCCGCCTGCCTATGGTGATCTTCCCAACCAGCTGCAGTTCAACCAGGCCGGCTTTGAAGCTGGCGCCAACGTCACCG GGGACGGTCGAGTCAATATCAACATCAATCAAAGCGGCagccgcctcgccgagatcctcgCCCCGACGCTACGCagccagctcctcgacgacaagcgCCCTCAAGGCCCCCTCCCACCCGCCTACATCCCCCCGAGTCTGGGAGGCCAGCCGGGTCAGACCCCTCCGCCACAGCTCAATCTCGTCATACAAATCGTCGGCTCGCGCGGCGATGTACAGCCCTTCGTCGCTCTTGGCAAGGTCCTCAAGGACACTTACGGCCATCGCGTGCGCATAGCCACGCACGCCACATTCCAAAATTTCGTTGAAGAGAACGGGCTTGAGTTCTTCTGCATCGGCGGTGACCCCGCCGAGCTTATGGCCTTCATGGTCAAAAACCCGGGATTGATGCCCGGCTTCGATACGCTCAAGAGCGGCGAGGTCAGCAAGCGTCGGAGGGGCATCCAGGAGATCCTCCTCGGGTGCTGGCGATCGTGTATCGAGGCTGGAAACGGGCTTGGAccaccgccgaagccgcATGCCAAGAATGAGCCCCTGGATGAGCAGTACGGGATACCTGGAGACCCGGCCCAAAAACCCTTCGTGGCGGATGCCATCATTGCGAACCCCCCGAGTTTTGCGCACATACAcatcgccgagaagatgGGCATCCCGCTGCATCTTATGTTCACCATGCCTTGGACGCCGACGCGCGCTTTCCCGCACCCTCTGGCCAACATCCAGTCAACAAACACCGATACCGTCATGACCAACTACGTTTCGTACGCCTTGGTCGAGATGATGACCTGGCAGGGCCTGGGCGACGTCATCAACCGCTTCCGAGAGAAGGCGCTGGACTTGGAGCCCATGTCGCTGATCTGGGCCCCTGGCGTGTTGACGAGACTCAGAATTCCGTACACATACTGCTGGTCGCCGGCACTCATTCCGAAGCCCAACGATTGGGGTCGTGAGATTGACATTTCCGGCTTCTACTTCTTGAACCTGGCCTCGGCGTTTACACCTGACCCTGATCTGGCCGCCTTTTTGGCCgccggccctcctcctgtTTACATCGGGTTCGGCTCCATCGTGGTGGACGACCCGAATGCTCTGACCCGCATGATCTTCGACGCCGTGCATCGCACTGGTGTACGGGCGCTGGTGTCCAAGGGCTGGGGcggtctcggcgccgaggatgttGGACTCCCCGAAGGCGTCTTTATGCTGGGCAATGTACCGCATGACTGGCTTTTTAAGCATGTATCGGCCGTCTGTcaccacggcggcgccggcacgacTGCAGCGGGTATCCAAGCTGGCAAACCCACCATAATCGTACCCTTCTTTGGCGATCAGCCATTCTGGGGAGCCATGGTTTCGAGGGCTGGCGCTGGGCCGGATCCGATTCCCTACAAGGAACTCACGGGAGACAAGcttgccgaggccatcaccTTTGCCATTAAGCCTGAAACCCAGGCAAGGGCGCAAGAGCTCGGTCACAAGATccgcgaggagaagggaacTGATTTGGGTGGAAAGAGTTTCCACGACCATCTGGACACTGATGAGCTAAGATGCTCTATCGAACCCAGTCGAGCAGCCGCTTGGCGCGTCAGGCGGACGAAAGTTCGACTGAGTCCCATGGCCGCTGCAGTTCTCGTAGACAAGGGTCTCATCAAATACTCTGACCTCAAGCT CTACCGACCCAAAGAGTACATCACGGAGGGCCAACCGTGGGATCCCGTTTCCGCGGTGGCAACCTCTCTCGTGGCAGACCTCAGCAACATTGGCATGGCCGTGGCGGATTTCCCTCGAGAGCTGTTCAAAGCCCGAAGCAAAGGGGACAAGACGCCCGAACCTCCTGCGACGCCCTCGTTTCCGGGCGGATCGAGTTCTAGTAAGAAGTCCATTCATGAAAGTGACGGCGCATCGCTCGCCCCGAGCACGCACGCTTCGGAGTCGTCCACACAGCTGGGCTTCATGGAAACGGGCGGCTCTACGCCGACGCTTCCTCTTTCGCCGCAACCCGATACAGCATCCTTTGCGCCTTCACACACGAACTCCACCTCGCTCTCGATGACTTTCAGCCCGGCAGACGCCGGGTCGATAGCTCCTAGTGAGACGGCACCGTCAGAAAACCCATCGACAGCGCAGTCTGCAAGGCCGCCCAACAGCCCAGGGAAACGGTCCTTCAGAGATTCCTCACCTGCAGTTGTAGgggtcgatgccgccgtggCAGCTGGCACCAGCGTCAGCCGCATCGTTACTACCGGCGTGAAGACACCGATGAATGTTTGTCTCGGCCTGGCCAGGGGCTTCCGGAATGCTCCCCGCCTGTACAACGACGACACAGTTCGGCCTCCCGAGAAAGTGACAGACTTTGCCAGCGGCGTCAGAATCGCGGCAAAGGAATTTGGCTATGGCATGTTCGATGGAATTGGTGGGCTGGTGACGCAGCCTTTGAAGggggccgagaaggagggcgtCCCCGGTCTCATCAAAGGATTTGGCAAGGGCATTGGTGGTTTGATCTTCAAGCCCGCATCTG CTGTATGGTCTGTCCCGGCGTACACCATGCAAGGCGTCCACGCGACGCTGCGCAATGCATTCTCTACCAGTGTCCAGAACTATATAATTGCATCCCGCATGAAGCAGGGACAGATGGAAATGGAAGCCGCAGGCATGGCCGAACGTGAAGACGTCGTTGCTCGGTGGAACAACGTCAAGTTCGATTTGAAGAACTTCCAGGCCATGAAGCTAAAGGAGCAGCGCGAGAAGCAGAGAGCAGACGGTGAAAACCCTTACATGCAGGGCCAGTCGGAAAAGAGCCTCACGCCCCCAGTTACCGGCTGGTCTCACACAAGAAAGCTGTCCTTTGAGGACAGGAAGCAGCTGCACGCGCGTAAAGAGGCGTGGAAGAAGGGACACGTTGAGGCTCTCGTACCTGCGTCGAGGTCTGATCTGTCACTTCCCGAGAGCACCACGACCAGcgttgccgaagacgaggaatTCGAGCGGGCTATCCGCGCGTCTGTTGCCGAGACCTCGCGTGGCAACCCCGAAGAAGACGTCGCGGTCGAGCAGGCCATCAGAGCCAGTGTCAACCACTTTCGTAGCAGCGGCACAGGGATCCCAGACGTGCAGCGTGAGAGGCCCATGTCTAACGACAGAGACGCGAAGAACCATGACCAGGACCCCTTTTCAAGTGCCGAATTGGAAATCACGGACGAGGAGTACCAGCAGCTCATCGAGAAGGCGATCCAGCAGAGCATGTCGCTGCAGGCTGCCGGTGTGCACTCGCAACAAGGCTCGCAAGGGGACGACGAAGAATTCCAGCGCGCTCTCGAGCAATCCAAGATTGCTCAGCACCGGGCACccgaagatgacgaggagctgaagcGCATCCTGGAGGAATCAAAGCAGTACCATACCAAGGGCCCggcggatgacgaggaggaactGAAGAGGGCGATCGAGGCTTCTGAGGTCGCTCACCGGGAGCAGCTGAGCAAGGCCGCGGCAGCGCGGTCGGAGGAAGACATTGTGATGGAGTACGTGAAGAAGCAGAGCCTAGCGGAGGAGGAGTTTCGGCGGAACGCGTCCAAGGGGAAGGAACGAGAGGCTACGGACgcagacgaagacgacgaggatctCAAAAGGGCAATGGAGGAGAGTTTGAAGCTGACCAGGCGGCAGGGGGGATCGAGCTCTTTTCAATGA
- a CDS encoding Putative protein transport protein SecG/Sec61-beta/Sbh, protein MSSPRPSSPVNAPGAAASGASVARPSSPTPPGGPRTAIRRRAAADQKEKIANARPNSTRAAGAGGSSSTMLRLYTDESPGLKVDPVVVLVLSLVFIFSVVALHIIAKITRKFSS, encoded by the exons ATG TCTTCCCCTCGCCCTTCCTCGCCCGTTAACgcgcccggcgccgccgcctccggcgCGAGCGTTGCGCGCCCTTCGTCCCCTACTCCCCCCGGTGGCCCCCGCACTGCCATtcgtcgccgcgccgccgccgatcaGAAGGAGAAGATTGCGAATGCGCGTCCGAACAGCACGAGAgctgccggtgccggtggcagcagcagcaccatGCTGA GACTTTACACCGACGAGTCTCCCGGTCTCAAGGTTGACCCCGTTGTTGTTCTGGTCCTTTCCCTTGTTTTCATTTTCAGCGTTGTTGCTCTTCACA TTATTGCCAAGATTACCCGCAAGTTCTCGTCTTAA